One Osmerus mordax isolate fOsmMor3 chromosome 16, fOsmMor3.pri, whole genome shotgun sequence genomic window carries:
- the gpsm2 gene encoding G-protein-signaling modulator 2 → MDGGGSLVSMRDEDQSVHVLYRMEASCLELALEGERLCKVGDYQAGVSFFEAAIQVGTEDLQVLSAIYSQLGNAYFHLHNYTKALEYHHHDLTLTRTIGDLLGEAKASGNLGNTLKVLGRFEEAVVCCQRHLDIARDLHDKVGQARALYNYGNVFHAKGKSICWSGAEPGDFPDDVMTALRNAAEYYEANLSIVKELGDRAAQGRTYGNLGNTHYLLGNFRKAVASHEQRLLIAKEFGDRSAERRAYCNLGNAYIFLGEFEVAAEHYKRTLQLARQLKDRAVEAQACYSLGNTYTLLQDYERAIDYHLKHLIIAQDLNDRIGEGRACWSLGNAHTALGNHDQAMHFAEKHLEISRETGDRSGELTARMNVSDLQMVLGLSYSTNNSNLSENKEIDYNMHGARPRMGRRHSMENLELMKLTPDNKINGQKWTSDPLTKQSKPSLGKSSSKLFFVSRLRGKKHKAGGSSKVLQDTSNTQDASLQPTQGPHKRASPDLLGDEGFFDLLSRFQSNRMDDQRCSVQDKSRLSLASEPDTPPPAIRKSVSESAAVSSLGSAPQARRLEAAGGAGGSLPGLRLTQQCSQAVLNHLMASDSEPDDDFFDMLVKCQGSRLDDQRCAPPPPPARGPTVPDEDFFSLIMRSQAKRMDEQRVTLPSSRTSAD, encoded by the exons ATGGACGGGGGAGGTTCCTTGGTTAGCATGCGAGATGAGGACCAGTCCGTTCATGTCCTCTACAG gatGGAGGCGTCCTGTCTGGAGCTGGCTCTGGAGGGGGAGCGGCTGTGTAAGGTGGGGGACTACCAGGCGGGCGTGTCCTTCTTCGAGGCGGCCATCCAGGTGGGCACAGAGGACCTGCAGGTGCTGAGCGCCATCTACAGCCAGCTGGGCAACGCATACTTCCACCTGCACAACTACACAAAGGCCCTGGAGTACCACCACCATGACCTGACCCTgaccag GACGATAGGAGATCTGCTGGGGGAGGCCAAGGCCAGCGGTAACCTTGGCAACACGCTGAAGGTGCTGGGGCGGTTTGAGGAGGCGGTGGTGTGCTGTCAGAGACACCTGGACATCGCCAGAGACCTGCACGacaag gtgggCCAGGCGCGGGCGCTGTATAACTATGGCAACGTGTTCCACGCCAAGGGGAAGAGTATCTGCTGGAGCGGGGCGGAGCCTGGAGACTTCCCCGACGACGTCATGACCGCCCTCAGGAATGCTGCCGAATACTACGA GGCTAACCTGTCCATAGTGAAGGAGCTGGGAGACCGAGCCGCACAGGGCAGAACCTACGGTAACCTGGGCAACACTCACTACCTGCTGGGAAACTTCCGGAAGGCAGTGGCCTCCCATGAACAG cGCCTCCTGATCGCTAAGGAGTTTGGCGACCGCTCGGCAGAGAGGAGGGCCTACTGTAACCTTGGCAACGCCTACATCTTCCTGGGAGAGTTTGAGGTGGCGGCCGAGCACTACAA GAGGACCCTGCAGTTGGCCAGGCAGCTGAAGGACCGTGCGGTGGAGGCCCAGGCCTGCTACAGCCTGGGAAACACCTACACCCTGCTGCAGGACTACGAGAGAGCCATCGACTACCACCTCAAACACCTCATCATAGCCCAGGACCTgaacgacag gattGGTGAAGGCCGTGCGTGCTGGAGTCTGGGGAACgcccacacagccctggggaACCACGACCAGGCCATGCACTTCGCTGAGAAACATCTGGAGATCTCCAGAGAG acCGGAGACCGCAGCGGAGAGCTCACAGCTCGGATGAACGTTTCAGATCTTCAGATGGTCCTGGGGCTGAGTTACAGCACCAACAACTCCAACCTGTCTGAGAACAAGGAGATAGATTACAACATGcatg gagcTCGGCCCAGGATGGGCAGGAGACACAGCATGGAGAACCTGGAACTGATGAAGCTCACCCCTGACAACAAGATCAAT GGTCAGAAGTGGACCAGTGACCCCCTGACCAAGCAGTCCAAGCCGTCGCTGGGGAAGAGCTCGTCCAAGCTGTTCTTCGTGAGCCGACTGCGGGGGAAGAAGCACAAGGCGGGGGGGTCCAGCAAGGTGCTGCAGGACACGTCCAACACCCAGGACGCCAGCCTGCAGCCTACACAGGGCCCACAcaag CGGGCCAGTCCTGACCTCCTGGGAGACGAGGGCTTCTTTGACCTGCTCAGTCGTTTCCAGAGCAACCGCATGGACGACCAGCGCTGCTCCGTCCAGGACAAGAGCCGCCTGTCACTCGCCTCCGAGCCGGACACGCCCCCTCCCGCCATCAGGAAAT ctgtaTCAGAGTCCGCGGCGGTCTCTAGCTTGGGCTCCGCCCCCCAGGCTCGGCGGTTAGAGGCAGCAGGGGGAGCGGGGGGCAGTCTGCCTGGCCTTCGGCTCACCCAGCAGTGCAGCCAGGCGGTCCTGAACCACCTCATGGCCAGCGACTCCGAGCCTGACGATGACTTCTTCGACATGCTCGTCAAGTGCCAG ggCTCCCGTCTGGACGACCAGCGctgcgccccccctccccctcccgcccgCGGCCCCACTGTCCCAGACGAGGACTTCTTCAGCCTCATCATGCGCTCACAGGCCAAGCGCATGGACGAGCAGCGCgtcaccctgccctcctccaggaccAGTGCCGACTGA
- the wdr47a gene encoding WD repeat-containing protein 47 — MTAEEIINVKEVEIIKVILDFLNSRKLHISMLALEKESGVINGLYSDDMLFLRQLVLDGQWDEVLQFIQPLECMDKFDGKRFRYIVLKQKFLEALCVNNAMSAEDEPQHLEFTMQEAVKCLHALEEFCPCKDDYSKLCLLLTLPRLTNHAEFKDWNPSTARVQCFEEACSMVAEFIPADRKLSEAGFRASSNRLFQLMLKGVLYECCVEFCQSKATGEEITEGEVLLGVDMLCGNGCDDLDLSLLSWMQNLSSGVFSCAFEQKQLNIHVDRLAKPLKAGYSDLLTPLISKLSPYPSSPLRRPQSADTYMSRSLNPALDGLSCGLTGPEKRGPGGDAAGGRGGVSPMSQSFANFQYPGAGGQNLSRSLVMESSIFEESPDSSRTETPVDKMMGSGPQNLRPASAPGEDAPAPGPGDSNELRDSTERFEEFYRQRLRVQQHLETKQQQRELYQQMLLEGGVQQGAPRAPDMQHSLTEKFLNKSIQKLEELNVGMESLGEEVASLSQQCNGDSLEPSSLVPEQGGGGGGGSSTPQQHRPGGRGVTLPDESPIISQSGQKDKGGQRGLPDSPGSLTRSKEGDQPKALFVCVNNLEDTQAVRAVAFHPSGGLYAVGSNSKTLRVCAYPETLDTSGSGMTRSPEVCFKRNKHHKGSIYCVAWSHCGQLLATGSNDKYVKVLPFSADTCNATGPDLEFSMHDGTVRDLAFLEGPESGGAILVSAGAGDCNIYTTDCQRGQGLHALSGHTGHILSLYTWGGWMIASGSQDKTVRFWDLRVPSCVRVVGTAFHGSGSPVASVAVDPSGRLLATGQEDSGCMLYDIRGGRMVQTYRPHTSDVRSVRFSPGARYLLTGSYDTKVMVTNLQGDLTKQLPVTLVGEHGDKVIQCRWHPHDLSFLSSSADRTVTLWTHNP; from the exons ATGACAGCGGAGGAGATCATCAACGTGAAGGAGGTGGAGATCATCAAGGTGATCCTGGACTTCCTGAACTCCAGGAAGCTGCACATCAGCATGCTGGcgctggagaaggagagcggaGTAATCAACGGCCTGTACTCTGACGACATGCTCTTCCTCAG ACAGTTGGTGTTGGACGGCCAGTGGGATGAGGTGCTGCAGTTCATCCAGCCTCTGGAGTGCATGGACAAGTTTGACGGGAAAAG GTTTCGCTACATTGTTCTGAAGCAGAAGTTTCTGGAAGCGCTCTGTGTGAACAACGCCATGTCTGCAGAGGATGAGCCTCAGcat ctggaGTTCACCATGCAGGAGGCTGTGAAGTGTCTTCATGCTCTGGAGGAGTTCTGTCCCTGTAAAGACGACTACAGCAAGCTGTGTCtgctcctcaccctgccccgcCTCACCAACCACGCCGAGTTCAAG GACTGGAACCCGAGCACGGCCAGGGTGCAGTGCTTCGAGGAGGCGTGCTCCATGGTGGCAGAGTTCATCCCGGCTGACAGGAAGCTGAGTGAGGCGGGCTTCAGGGCCAGCAGCAACCGGCTGTTCCAGCTGATGCTGAAGGGCGTGCTGTACGAGTGCTGCGTGGAGTTCTGCcag agcaaGGCGACGGGCGAGGAGATCACGGAGGGTGAGGTCCTCCTGGGGGTGGACATGCTGTGTGGGAACGGCTGTGACGACCTGGACCTGTCCCTGCTGTCCTGGATGCAGAACCTGTCTTCCGGCGTGTTCTCCTGCGCCTTCGAGCAGAAGCAGCTCAACATCCACGTGGACCGGTTGGCCAAGCCCCTGAAGGCCGGCTACTCTGacctcctgacccccctcatCAGCAAGCTGTCTCCCTACCCCTCCTCGCCTCTGCGCCGGCCCCAGTCTGCAGACACCTACATGTCTCGCTCCCTCAACCCCGCGCTGGACGGCCTCTCCTGCGGCCTCACAGGCCCGGAGAAGAGGGGTCCGGGGGGTGACGCggccgggggcagggggggcgtcTCCCCCATGTCCCAGTCCTTCGCTAACTTCCAGTACCCCGGGGCGGGGGGGCAGAACCTGAGCAGGAGCCTGGTGATGGAGAGCTCCATCTTCGAGGAGTCTCCtgacag ctccagGACAGAAACCCCGGTAGATAAGATGATGGGGTCAGGACCTCAGAACCTGCGGCCTGCCTCGGCCCCGGGAGAGGACGCCCCCGCACCTGGTCCTGGAGACAGTaatgag ctgCGTGACTCGACCGAGCGGTTCGAGGAGTTCTACCGGCAGCGCCTGCGTGTACAGCAGCACCTGGAGACcaagcagcagcagagagagctgTACCAGCAGATGCTGCTGGAGGGGGGCGTCCAGCAGGGGGCCCCCAGGGCCCCCGACATGCAGCACAGCCTCACCGAGAAGTTCCTCAACAA gtccatccagaagctggaggagctgaacgtgggcatggagagtctgggggaggaggtggcgtCTCTAAGCCAGCAGTGCAACGGAGACTCCCTGGAGCCCTCCAGCCTGGTCCCGGagcagggcgggggagggggaggggggagcagcaCCCCGCAGCAACACAgaccggggggccggggggtgaCCCTCCCAGACGAGTCCCCCATCATATcccagag cggACAGAAAGACAAGGGTGGCCAGCGAGGACTACCAGACTCTCCAGGCTCCTTAACCCGGAGTAAAGAG ggagaccAGCCCAAggccctgtttgtgtgtgtgaacaacctGGAGGACACGCAGGCGGTGCGGGCGGTGGCCTTCCACCCCTCGGGGGGGCTGTACGCCGTGGGCTCCAACTCCAAAACACTACGAGTGTGTGCCTACCCAGAGACACTggacaccag tggttCAGGTATGACCAGGTCTCCGGAGGTGTGTTTCAAGAGGAACAAGCACCACAAGGGCTCCATCTACTGCGTGGCCTGGAGCCACTGTGGCCAGCTGCTCGCCACCGGCTCCAACGACAAGTACGTCAAGGTCCTGCCCTTCAGCGCCGACACCTGCAACGCCACCG gtcCAGATCTAGAGTTCAGCATGCACGATGGCACGGTCAGGGACCTGGCCTTCCTGGAGGGGCCGGAGAGCGGGGGGGCCATCCTGGTGAGCGCCGGGGCGGGGGACTGCAACATCTACACCACCGACTGTCAGAGAGGCCAGGGGCTGCACGCACTCAGTGGACACACAG GTCACATCCTGTCTCTGTACACCTGGGGTGGCTGGATGATAGCGTCGGGCTCTCAGGATAAGACGGTTCGTTTCTGGGACCTGCGTGTGCCCAGCTGTGTGCGGGTGGTGGGGACTGCCTTCCATGGCTCAG gCAGCCCGGTTGCCTCGGTAGCGGTGGACCCCAGTGGTCGTCTCCTAGCGACAGGGCAGGAGGACAGCGGCTGCATGCTGTATGACATCAGAGGGGGGCGCATGGTCCAGACCTACCGCCCCCACACCAGCGACGTGCGCTCGGTTCGATTCTCCCCCGGGGCACGTTACCTACTCACCGGTTCCTACGACACCAAGGTCATGGTGACCAACCTACAGG gagaccTGACTAAGCAGCTTCCTGTGACCTTGGTCGGGGAGCACGGTGACAAGGTGATCCAGTGTCGGTGGCACCCACATGACctgtccttcctgtcctcctccgcaGACCGCACCGTCACACTCTGGACACAcaacccctaa